In Procambarus clarkii isolate CNS0578487 chromosome 5, FALCON_Pclarkii_2.0, whole genome shotgun sequence, the following are encoded in one genomic region:
- the LOC138372128 gene encoding prisilkin-39-like, which translates to MHPSHWHSQNQLTGKISSVPRTEPSSGYSPPTGRTSYAGYLAPTGRTSYVGYSAPTGRTSYAGYSAPTGRTSYAGYSAPTGRTSYAGYSAPTGRTSYAGYSAPTGRTSYAGYSAPTGRTSYAGYSAPTGRTSYAGYSAPTGRTSYAGYSAPTGRTSYAGYSAPTGRTSYAGYSAPTGRTTYAGYSAPTGRTSNAGYSAPTGRTSYAGYSAPTGRTSYAGYSAPTGRTSYAGYSAPTGRTSYAGYSAPTGRTSYAGYSAPTGRTSYAGYSAPTGRTSPLVKPFMGGRRLRH; encoded by the coding sequence ATGCACCCATCCCACTGGCACTCGCAAAACCAACTAACAGGAAAAATCTCCAGCGTACCTAGAACAGAGCCCAGTTCTGGGTACTCGCCACCCACTGGCAGGACTTCCTACGCTGGGTATTTGGCACCCACTGGCAGGACTTCCTACGTTGGGTACTCGGCACCCACTGGCCGGACTTCCTACGCTGGGTATTCGGCACCCACTGGCAGGACTTCCTACGCTGGGTACTCGGCACCCACTGGCAGGACTTCTTACGCTGGGTACTCGGCACCCACTGGCAGGACTTCCTACGCTGGGTACTCGGCACCCACTGGCAGGACTTCCTACGCTGGGTACTCGGCACCCACTGGCAGGACTTCCTACGCTGGGTACTCGGCACCCACTGGCAGGACTTCCTACGCTGGGTATTCGGCACCCACTGGCAGGACTTCTTACGCTGGGTATTCGGCACCCACTGGCAGGACTTCCTACGCTGGGTACTCGGCACCAACTGGCAGGACTTCCTACGCTGGGTATTCGGCACCCACTGGCAGGACTACCTACGCTGGGTATTCGGCTCCCACTGGCAGGACTTCCAACGCTGGGTATTCGGCACCCACTGGCAGGACTTCCTACGCTGGGTATTCGGCACCCACTGGCAGGACTTCCTACGCTGGGTATTCGGCACCCACTGGCAGGACTTCCTACGCTGGGTACTCGGCACCCACTGGCAGGACTTCCTACGCTGGGTATTCGGCACCCACTGGCAGGACTTCCTACGCTGGGTACTCGGCACCCACTGGCAGGACTTCCTACGCTGGGTACTCGGCACCCACTGGCAGGACTTCGCCACTAGTGAAACCCTTCATGGGTGGCCGAAGGCTCCGGCACTGA